A region of Streptomyces cinnamoneus DNA encodes the following proteins:
- a CDS encoding M23 family metallopeptidase, with protein MSKRTATRYSNKTLFRPAAVAAVVAAGLGATVALGSGVALAADTPSAALSKLPAYASVAALGDALNAQADTQLKGAEKAKQAAEQAKRDAAKRAEEARKQAEAARKRADAWVHPVEGYSIGQPFGKAGSMWAHKHSGQDLVVNTGTAVKATHAGTVVKAGPNGGGDGPAYGNAIVIKHSDNTYSQYAHLSKVKVSVGQQVGTGQEIGLSGSTGNSSGPHLHFEIRTTPNYGTAVDPVAFMGAHGGQL; from the coding sequence ATGTCGAAGCGCACCGCCACCCGATATTCGAACAAGACCCTTTTCCGCCCCGCTGCCGTGGCCGCCGTCGTGGCCGCCGGTCTGGGGGCGACGGTCGCGCTCGGGTCCGGGGTCGCGCTCGCTGCCGACACCCCCTCGGCCGCGCTGAGCAAGCTCCCCGCCTACGCGTCCGTCGCGGCGCTCGGCGACGCGCTCAACGCGCAGGCCGACACCCAGCTCAAGGGCGCCGAGAAGGCGAAGCAGGCCGCCGAGCAGGCTAAGCGGGACGCCGCCAAGCGCGCCGAGGAGGCCCGCAAGCAGGCCGAGGCCGCGCGCAAGCGCGCCGACGCCTGGGTCCACCCCGTCGAGGGCTACTCGATCGGCCAGCCCTTCGGCAAGGCCGGCTCCATGTGGGCCCACAAGCACAGCGGCCAGGACCTGGTCGTGAACACCGGTACGGCCGTAAAGGCCACGCACGCCGGTACGGTCGTCAAGGCCGGCCCCAACGGTGGCGGCGACGGTCCCGCGTACGGCAACGCCATCGTGATCAAGCACTCGGACAACACGTACTCGCAGTACGCTCACCTCTCGAAGGTGAAGGTGTCGGTCGGCCAGCAGGTCGGTACCGGCCAGGAGATCGGTCTGTCGGGCTCCACCGGCAACTCCTCCGGTCCCCACCTGCACTTCGAGATCCGTACGACTCCGAACTACGGCACCGCCGTCGACCCGGTCGCCTTCATGGGCGCCCACGGCGGCCAGCTCTGA
- a CDS encoding helix-turn-helix transcriptional regulator: MRRLRLAKDAMDRDWAEPLDLDAVSAHAGYSRFHFVRAFKDAYGQTPGQYLSRRRIERAQELLRTANLSVTEICALVGFSSLGTFSTRFKRQTGLTPTEYRARHAPRGAGHIPGCYAMLWNGGFPLRRDGGQGRDRDRDQGRDQDRNSGEAD; the protein is encoded by the coding sequence ATGCGCCGCCTGCGCCTCGCCAAAGACGCCATGGACCGCGACTGGGCCGAGCCTCTCGACCTGGACGCGGTCTCCGCGCATGCCGGGTACTCGCGGTTCCACTTCGTCCGGGCCTTCAAGGACGCGTACGGGCAGACTCCCGGCCAGTACCTGAGCCGGCGCCGCATCGAGCGCGCGCAGGAGCTGCTGCGCACCGCCAACCTCTCCGTCACCGAGATCTGCGCCCTCGTCGGCTTCAGCAGCCTCGGCACGTTCTCCACGAGATTCAAGAGGCAGACGGGGCTGACCCCCACCGAGTATCGGGCCCGGCACGCCCCGCGGGGCGCGGGGCACATCCCCGGGTGCTACGCCATGCTCTGGAACGGCGGGTTCCCGCTCAGGCGGGACGGCGGTCAGGGCCGGGACCGGGATCGCGATCAGGGCCGCGACCAGGACCGCAATTCTGGAGAAGCCGACTGA
- a CDS encoding VOC family protein, with protein sequence MIKGIAITTVWVLDQDRARDFYTEKLGLEVRTDMTMGGDKGMRWLTVGAKDQPDVEMTLMVPGPPGLDPESAEAMRTLVSKGVLGVAVLATDDIHRDYELLKAKGVEFLMEPQERPYGTEAILRDDSGNWFSLTQRSEQIDLSKDWGECVDPM encoded by the coding sequence ATGATCAAGGGCATCGCCATCACCACCGTCTGGGTCCTCGACCAGGACCGGGCCAGGGATTTCTACACCGAGAAGCTCGGCCTTGAGGTCCGCACCGACATGACCATGGGCGGCGACAAGGGCATGCGCTGGCTCACCGTCGGCGCGAAGGACCAGCCCGACGTCGAGATGACACTGATGGTCCCCGGTCCGCCCGGCCTGGACCCCGAGTCCGCCGAGGCCATGCGGACGCTGGTCTCCAAGGGCGTCCTGGGTGTCGCCGTGCTCGCCACCGACGACATCCACCGCGACTACGAGCTGCTCAAGGCCAAGGGCGTCGAGTTCCTCATGGAGCCCCAGGAGCGTCCGTACGGAACGGAGGCGATCCTCCGTGACGACTCGGGCAACTGGTTCTCGCTCACCCAGCGCAGCGAGCAGATCGACCTGAGCAAGGACTGGGGCGAGTGCGTCGACCCCATGTGA
- the cseC gene encoding two-component system sensor histidine kinase CseC, which yields MVKLALRSGLRWKVSLAIAGVGALVAVALSLVVHNAARVSMLNSSRDQMDDRVQIAQRYYESTGGKLMLRAKVDDPNLPKPLREAADVGLRATYLQDDGNAAPEVWASTPLRNGKVLSIHSRFKDRYSILKDLDRALIIGSVSVVLGGCALGILVGGQLSRRLRKAATAARKLADGDPDVRVRDAIGGRVRDETDDLARAVDGMAEALRDRLEAERRVTADIAHELRTPVTGLLTAAELLPPGRPTELVRDRAQAMRTLVEDVLEVARLDGFAERAEMQDIELGEFVRRRVRSVSPEAHVKTVRDAYVSTDPRRLERILGNLLANAAKHGKGPVEVTVEGRVLRVRDHGPGFPEELLREGPSRFRTGSEDRAGKGHGLGLTIAAGQARVLGARLTFRNADPEVEGGSGAIAVLWLPESSPTSTGSFPIISV from the coding sequence GTGGTGAAGCTCGCGCTCCGCAGTGGTCTGCGCTGGAAGGTCAGCCTGGCCATCGCGGGCGTCGGCGCGCTCGTGGCCGTCGCGCTCAGCCTCGTCGTCCACAACGCCGCACGGGTCTCCATGCTCAACAGCAGCCGGGACCAGATGGACGACCGGGTGCAGATCGCCCAGCGCTACTACGAGTCCACGGGCGGCAAGCTGATGCTCCGCGCCAAGGTGGACGACCCCAACCTGCCCAAGCCGCTGCGCGAGGCCGCGGACGTGGGCCTGCGCGCCACCTACCTCCAGGACGACGGCAACGCCGCGCCCGAGGTGTGGGCGTCCACGCCGCTGCGCAACGGCAAGGTGCTGTCCATCCACAGCCGGTTCAAGGACCGCTACAGCATCCTCAAGGACCTCGACCGCGCCCTGATCATCGGCTCGGTCTCCGTCGTCCTCGGCGGCTGCGCCCTCGGCATCCTCGTCGGCGGCCAGCTCTCCCGGCGGCTGCGCAAGGCGGCCACGGCCGCCCGCAAGCTCGCCGACGGCGACCCCGACGTCCGGGTGCGCGACGCCATCGGCGGCCGGGTGCGCGACGAGACGGACGACCTCGCCCGGGCCGTGGACGGCATGGCCGAGGCCCTGCGGGACCGCCTGGAGGCCGAGCGGCGCGTCACCGCCGACATCGCGCACGAGCTGCGCACCCCCGTCACCGGCCTGCTCACGGCGGCCGAGCTGCTGCCCCCGGGCCGCCCCACCGAGCTGGTGCGCGACCGGGCGCAGGCCATGCGCACGCTCGTCGAGGACGTGCTGGAGGTCGCCCGCCTCGACGGCTTCGCCGAGCGGGCGGAGATGCAGGACATCGAGCTCGGCGAGTTCGTGCGGCGCCGGGTGCGCTCGGTCTCGCCCGAAGCCCACGTGAAGACCGTCCGCGACGCCTATGTGTCCACCGATCCGCGCCGCCTGGAACGGATCCTGGGCAACCTGCTGGCCAACGCCGCCAAACACGGCAAGGGCCCGGTGGAGGTCACCGTCGAGGGCCGGGTGCTGCGGGTGCGCGACCACGGCCCGGGCTTCCCGGAGGAACTGCTCCGGGAGGGCCCGAGCCGCTTCCGTACGGGCAGCGAGGACCGCGCCGGCAAGGGCCACGGCCTGGGCCTGACCATCGCCGCGGGCCAGGCCAGGGTGCTCGGCGCCCGGCTGACCTTCCGCAACGCGGACCCCGAGGTGGAGGGCGGCAGCGGGGCGATCGCCGTGCTGTGGCTGCCGGAGTCGTCGCCGACGAGCACGGGCAGCTTCCCGATCATCAGCGTGTAG
- the cseB gene encoding two-component system response regulator CseB, whose protein sequence is MADTHVLFVEDDDVIREATQLALERDGFMVTAVPDGLLGLESFRARRPDIALLDVMVPGLDGVSLCRRIRDESTVPVIMLSARADSIDVVLGLEAGADDYVTKPFDGAVLVARIRAVLRRFGHASGANGAADGTPETIEGGTLRFGDLEVDTEGMEVRKAGTPVALTPTEMRLLLEFSAAPGTVLSRDRLLERVWDYGWGGDTRVVDVHVQRLRGKIGQDRIETVRGFGYKLRG, encoded by the coding sequence GTGGCCGATACGCATGTGCTCTTCGTCGAGGACGACGACGTCATCCGGGAGGCGACCCAGCTCGCCCTGGAGCGGGACGGCTTCATGGTGACGGCGGTGCCGGACGGGCTGCTGGGGCTGGAGAGCTTCCGCGCCCGGCGTCCCGACATCGCCCTGCTCGACGTGATGGTCCCGGGCCTGGACGGGGTCAGCCTGTGCCGCCGGATCCGCGACGAGTCCACCGTCCCCGTCATCATGCTGTCGGCACGGGCAGACTCCATCGACGTCGTGCTCGGCCTGGAGGCCGGCGCCGACGACTACGTGACCAAGCCCTTCGACGGCGCCGTGCTCGTGGCCCGCATCCGGGCCGTGCTGCGCCGCTTCGGCCACGCCAGCGGGGCGAACGGCGCCGCGGACGGGACGCCCGAGACCATCGAGGGCGGCACGCTGCGCTTCGGCGACCTGGAGGTCGACACCGAGGGCATGGAGGTCCGCAAGGCCGGCACCCCCGTCGCCCTCACCCCCACCGAGATGCGACTGCTGCTGGAGTTCTCGGCGGCGCCCGGCACGGTGCTCTCACGCGACCGGCTGCTGGAGCGGGTCTGGGACTACGGCTGGGGCGGCGACACGCGCGTCGTGGACGTCCACGTGCAGCGCCTGCGCGGCAAGATCGGCCAGGATCGGATCGAGACCGTCCGTGGCTTCGGCTACAAGCTCAGAGGCTGA
- a CDS encoding SigE family RNA polymerase sigma factor codes for MASSGKVLDFEEYVRNRQDALLRSARRLVPDPIDAQDLLQTALVRTYGRWDGIADKSLADAYLRRVMINTRTEWWRARKLDEVPTEQLPDASVEDGTEQHADRALLMDILGVLAPKQRSVVVLRHWEQMSTEETAEALGMSTGTVKSTLHRALARLRQELESRNLDFHALERRERGQERCAA; via the coding sequence ATGGCCAGCAGCGGCAAGGTTCTGGACTTCGAAGAGTACGTGCGCAACCGGCAGGACGCCCTCCTGCGCAGCGCCCGGCGACTGGTCCCGGACCCCATCGACGCTCAGGACCTGCTCCAGACCGCCCTCGTCCGCACGTACGGCCGGTGGGACGGCATAGCGGACAAGTCCCTGGCCGACGCCTACCTGCGACGTGTCATGATCAACACTCGTACGGAGTGGTGGCGCGCCCGCAAGCTCGACGAGGTGCCCACCGAGCAGCTCCCGGACGCGAGCGTCGAGGACGGCACCGAGCAGCACGCCGACCGTGCCCTCCTGATGGACATCCTCGGCGTTCTCGCGCCGAAGCAGCGCAGCGTCGTCGTGCTGCGACACTGGGAGCAGATGAGCACCGAGGAGACCGCGGAGGCGCTCGGCATGTCGACCGGCACGGTCAAGAGCACGCTGCACCGGGCCCTGGCCCGGCTGCGTCAGGAGCTGGAGAGCCGGAACCTGGACTTCCATGCCCTTGAGCGTCGTGAGCGGGGGCAGGAACGGTGCGCGGCCTGA
- a CDS encoding A/G-specific adenine glycosylase: MTAMPPTPSVPSARSSRPAAAISTSRTSASPTSAPHTSVPRTSGPPAPTPQTSTLLHSPVIDWFEVHARDLPWRRPEAGPWGVMVSEFMLQQTPVSRVLPVYEQWLSRWPRPADLAAEPPGEAVRAWGRLGYPRRALRLHAAASAITERHGGEVPDDHAKLLALPGVGEYTAAAVASFAYGQRHAVLDTNVRRVFARAMTGIQYPPNATTAAERKLARALLPQEEAVAARWAAATMELGALVCTARTPSCARCPIAAHCAWLAAGSPAHDGPPRRGQTYAGTDRQVRGKLLAVLREAVAPVPRSVLDAVWDEPVQRARALDGLVADGLVEPLAGGMYRLPLT, translated from the coding sequence ATGACTGCGATGCCCCCGACACCCTCCGTCCCCTCCGCCCGCTCCTCGCGGCCCGCGGCCGCGATCAGCACCTCCCGGACGTCCGCGTCCCCGACGTCCGCCCCGCACACGTCCGTCCCCCGCACGTCCGGCCCGCCGGCGCCCACCCCGCAGACGTCCACGCTGCTGCACTCCCCGGTCATCGACTGGTTCGAGGTGCACGCCCGCGACCTGCCGTGGCGCCGCCCGGAGGCCGGGCCGTGGGGGGTGATGGTCAGCGAGTTCATGCTCCAGCAGACGCCCGTCAGCCGGGTGCTGCCGGTGTACGAGCAGTGGCTGTCCCGGTGGCCGCGCCCCGCCGACCTGGCAGCCGAACCGCCCGGCGAGGCGGTCCGCGCCTGGGGCCGGCTCGGCTATCCGCGGCGGGCGCTGCGGCTGCACGCGGCGGCCTCGGCGATAACGGAGCGGCACGGCGGCGAGGTGCCCGACGACCACGCCAAGCTGCTGGCGCTGCCGGGCGTCGGCGAGTACACGGCGGCGGCCGTGGCCTCGTTCGCGTACGGGCAGCGGCACGCGGTGCTCGACACCAACGTGCGCCGGGTCTTCGCCCGCGCGATGACCGGCATCCAGTACCCGCCGAACGCCACCACGGCCGCCGAGCGCAAGCTCGCCCGCGCGCTGCTGCCGCAGGAGGAGGCCGTGGCCGCCCGCTGGGCCGCGGCCACCATGGAGCTGGGGGCGCTGGTCTGCACGGCCCGTACGCCGTCGTGCGCGCGCTGTCCGATCGCGGCGCACTGCGCCTGGCTGGCGGCCGGCTCGCCGGCCCACGACGGGCCGCCGCGCCGGGGGCAGACGTACGCGGGTACGGACCGCCAGGTGCGCGGCAAGTTGCTGGCGGTGCTGCGGGAGGCGGTCGCGCCGGTGCCGCGGTCGGTGCTGGACGCGGTCTGGGACGAGCCGGTGCAGCGGGCGCGGGCCCTGGACGGGCTGGTGGCCGACGGTCTCGTGGAACCGCTCGCGGGTGGGATGTACCGACTGCCGCTCACCTAG
- a CDS encoding pyridoxamine 5'-phosphate oxidase, with protein sequence MTQTLPPEIREALDAHTTVTLAYADEGGPQACAVLYAVAEGPGAPSGTSAAGPAALDDVSGRPGPVRAPVLVFVTSAATRHGRALLAGDTRVAFTAQRDGQEWTALTGLQGRGVCRLLRGADRAAAWRAYSARFPYVEGTERLRQAMERAELWELHPDWIRLIDNAKGFGHKSEWVRTDP encoded by the coding sequence ATGACGCAGACCCTGCCGCCCGAGATCCGGGAGGCCCTCGACGCGCACACGACCGTGACCCTCGCCTACGCGGACGAGGGCGGCCCGCAGGCGTGCGCCGTGCTCTACGCCGTCGCCGAGGGCCCCGGTGCGCCTTCCGGTACATCTGCGGCCGGACCCGCCGCACTTGACGACGTGTCCGGCCGCCCCGGGCCGGTCCGCGCTCCCGTCCTGGTCTTCGTGACCTCCGCCGCCACCCGGCACGGCCGCGCCCTCCTGGCCGGGGACACGCGCGTCGCCTTCACCGCCCAGCGCGACGGGCAGGAGTGGACCGCGCTGACCGGCCTCCAGGGCCGGGGCGTGTGCCGCCTGCTGCGCGGTGCGGACCGTGCGGCCGCCTGGCGGGCCTACAGCGCGCGCTTCCCGTACGTGGAAGGGACCGAGCGCCTGCGACAGGCGATGGAGCGGGCCGAACTGTGGGAGCTGCACCCGGACTGGATCCGGCTGATCGACAACGCCAAGGGGTTCGGCCACAAGTCGGAGTGGGTGCGCACGGATCCGTGA
- the disA gene encoding DNA integrity scanning diadenylate cyclase DisA — protein sequence MAANDRASGPGRAGSGSGGSGVDGLMRASLSAVAPGTALRDGLERVLRGNTGGLIVLGMDKTVEQMCTGGFVLDVEFTATRLRELCKLDGALIIDKDISKIVRAGVQLYPDASIPTEETGTRHRTAQRASIQSGFPVVSVSQSMRLIALYVGGERRVLEESGAILSRANQALATLERYKLRLDEVAGTLSALEIEDLVTVRDVTAVSQRLEMVRRIATEIAEYVVELGTDGRLLSLQLDELIAGVEPERELVVRDYVPEPTAKRTRTVPEALSELDSLTHAELLELPIVARALGYSGSPETLDSAVSPRGYRLLAKVPRLPGAIIERLVDHFGGLQKLLAASVDDLQTVDGVGEARARSVREGLSRLAESSILERYV from the coding sequence GTGGCAGCCAACGACCGGGCATCGGGCCCCGGCAGGGCCGGAAGCGGCTCCGGGGGCTCCGGCGTCGACGGGCTGATGCGCGCTTCGCTGAGCGCCGTCGCGCCCGGCACGGCCTTGCGCGACGGCCTGGAGCGAGTCCTCCGCGGCAACACCGGCGGACTCATCGTCCTCGGCATGGACAAGACCGTCGAGCAGATGTGCACGGGCGGATTCGTCCTCGACGTCGAGTTCACCGCCACCCGCCTGCGCGAGCTGTGCAAGCTCGACGGCGCCCTGATCATCGACAAGGACATCTCCAAGATCGTGCGGGCGGGCGTCCAGCTCTACCCGGACGCGTCGATCCCCACCGAGGAGACCGGCACCCGGCACCGCACGGCGCAGCGCGCGTCGATCCAGTCCGGCTTCCCCGTCGTCTCCGTCAGCCAGTCGATGCGCCTGATCGCCCTGTACGTGGGCGGGGAGCGCCGCGTCCTGGAGGAGTCGGGCGCGATCCTCTCCCGCGCCAACCAGGCGCTGGCCACGCTGGAGCGCTACAAGCTCCGCCTCGACGAGGTCGCGGGCACGCTCTCCGCCCTGGAGATCGAGGACCTGGTCACCGTCCGGGACGTCACGGCCGTCTCGCAGCGGCTGGAGATGGTGCGCCGCATCGCCACGGAGATCGCGGAGTACGTCGTCGAGCTGGGCACCGACGGCCGGCTGCTCTCCCTCCAGCTCGACGAGCTGATCGCCGGCGTCGAGCCGGAACGCGAGCTGGTCGTGCGGGACTACGTCCCCGAGCCCACCGCCAAGCGCACGCGTACGGTCCCGGAGGCGCTCTCCGAGCTGGACTCCCTCACGCACGCCGAGCTCCTCGAACTGCCCATCGTGGCACGGGCCCTGGGCTACAGCGGCTCGCCGGAGACCCTGGACTCGGCGGTCTCCCCGCGCGGCTACCGCCTGCTGGCGAAGGTGCCGCGGCTGCCCGGCGCCATCATCGAGCGGCTCGTCGACCACTTCGGGGGCCTGCAGAAGCTGCTCGCGGCGAGCGTGGACGACCTCCAGACGGTCGACGGCGTCGGCGAGGCCCGTGCCCGTTCCGTCCGCGAGGGCCTCTCGCGGCTGGCGGAATCCTCGATCCTGGAGCGGTACGTCTAA
- the radA gene encoding DNA repair protein RadA yields MAARTSRSSAKDRPSYRCTECGWTTAKWLGRCPECQAWGTVEEFGAPAVRTTAPGRVTSAALPIAQVDGRRATARGTGVPELDRVLGGGLVPGAVVLLAGEPGVGKSTLLLDVAARAASDEHRTLYVTGEESASQVRLRADRIGALSDHLYLAAETDLSAVLGHLDSVKPSLLVLDSVQTVASPEIDGAPGGMAQVREVAGALIRASKERGMSTLLVGHVTKDGAIAGPRLLEHLVDVVLSFEGDRHARLRLVRGVKNRYGATDEVGCFELHDEGITGLADPSGLFLTRRAEPVPGTCLTVTLEGRRPLVAEVQALTVDSQIPSPRRTTSGLETSRVSMMLAVLEQRGRISALGKRDIYSATVGGVKLSEPAADLAVALALASAASDTPLPKNLVAIGEVGLAGEVRRVTGVQRRLAEAARLGFTHALVPGDPGKVPDGMRVVEVADIGEALRVLPRRPRREAAPKDRPNDSPL; encoded by the coding sequence ATGGCTGCCCGTACCTCCCGCTCGTCCGCCAAGGACCGGCCCTCCTACCGCTGCACCGAGTGCGGCTGGACCACTGCCAAGTGGCTCGGCCGCTGCCCGGAGTGCCAGGCATGGGGCACGGTCGAGGAGTTCGGCGCCCCCGCCGTCCGTACGACCGCGCCCGGCAGGGTCACGTCCGCGGCGCTGCCCATCGCCCAGGTCGACGGCCGCCGGGCCACCGCGCGCGGCACGGGCGTGCCCGAGCTGGACCGCGTGCTGGGCGGCGGTCTGGTGCCCGGCGCGGTGGTGCTGCTCGCGGGCGAGCCCGGCGTCGGCAAGTCGACGCTGCTGCTGGACGTGGCGGCCAGGGCGGCCAGCGACGAGCACCGCACGCTGTACGTGACGGGTGAGGAGTCGGCGAGCCAGGTCCGGCTGCGCGCCGACCGCATCGGCGCCCTCTCCGACCATCTGTATCTGGCCGCGGAGACCGATCTGTCGGCGGTTCTCGGCCATCTCGACTCGGTGAAGCCCTCCCTGCTGGTCCTCGACTCCGTCCAGACCGTGGCCTCCCCGGAGATCGACGGCGCCCCCGGCGGCATGGCGCAGGTCCGCGAGGTCGCGGGCGCCCTGATCCGCGCCTCCAAGGAGCGCGGCATGTCCACGCTGCTGGTCGGTCACGTCACCAAGGACGGCGCGATCGCGGGTCCCCGTCTACTGGAGCACCTGGTCGACGTCGTGCTGTCCTTCGAGGGCGACCGGCACGCCCGGCTCCGCCTGGTGCGCGGCGTGAAGAACCGCTACGGGGCGACGGACGAGGTGGGCTGCTTCGAGTTGCACGACGAGGGCATCACGGGCCTGGCGGACCCCAGCGGCCTGTTCCTGACCCGGCGCGCCGAGCCCGTGCCCGGCACGTGCCTCACGGTCACCCTGGAGGGCCGCCGGCCGCTGGTGGCCGAGGTGCAGGCGCTGACCGTCGACTCCCAGATCCCCTCCCCCCGCCGCACCACCTCCGGTCTGGAGACCTCCCGGGTGTCGATGATGCTCGCGGTCCTGGAGCAGCGCGGCCGGATCAGCGCCCTGGGCAAGCGCGACATCTACAGCGCCACGGTCGGCGGCGTGAAGCTGTCCGAGCCGGCGGCCGACCTGGCCGTCGCGCTCGCCCTGGCCAGCGCCGCCAGCGACACCCCCCTGCCGAAGAACCTGGTGGCCATCGGCGAGGTCGGCCTGGCCGGCGAGGTGCGGCGGGTCACGGGCGTGCAGCGGCGGCTGGCCGAGGCGGCCCGGCTGGGCTTCACCCACGCCCTGGTGCCCGGCGACCCGGGCAAGGTGCCCGACGGGATGCGGGTCGTGGAGGTCGCGGACATAGGCGAGGCACTGCGGGTGCTGCCCCGGCGGCCCCGCCGTGAGGCCGCCCCGAAGGACCGGCCGAACGACAGCCCTCTTTAA
- a CDS encoding BACON domain-containing protein: MMTRRPEPPTHATGAHRAPSRAPRAVQPPVVQHVEHPEHVEHADTTASVQSAEPGEPAGDTVASHPVPNDPLDDTLVEGLARDAPQPHGSRATPPAADSAPSPYEPWLDGLFTYCLSVLREHESAVAALGGVLALAERRADRAPAAEEAHRVWLYALARWECLRRLAEPGPRPAPGAAGDARARAELALLAWPEAAGTTAEQREALELAVRHGLAPHEVAAVLRLDHNAARTLLSTAACEVERTRTALAVVESGRCPVVARFTGETEVLLGAALRRELVRHVDECADCRRTAERANAGEPWPGTAASSAPLPVLEAPRPGVRAALHRALGARPQRRRQAARAMPRFDRGGFPLAPKDRAARRGRLRSRAVTTTVVATVIAAPVLALWAAYRGGPSGDEQGAAPVSATETDSLGGSPHEGAYDGSYGGPYDGTYGGGPFDDGHGGAGRARGAGASASVGHRFPDVSVAVVGPDGKPVSGPPAPAATPPAAAVGAPLAPAARGPVLGPGRLTVEAQPSGTVTLVTLTASGGEPVSWSMSADAPWLRLSQPGGVLRPGQSVTITVEVDHAREPAGPWRARVAVAPGGAAVTIEGCGAPPEPTPTVPAHPSAPPPATSPAPVPAPEQTHRP, from the coding sequence ATGATGACGCGCAGGCCCGAGCCCCCCACGCATGCCACCGGCGCGCACCGCGCACCCAGCCGTGCGCCGCGCGCGGTCCAGCCCCCGGTCGTCCAGCACGTCGAACACCCCGAGCACGTCGAACACGCCGACACCACCGCGAGCGTCCAGAGCGCCGAGCCCGGTGAGCCCGCCGGGGACACGGTCGCCTCGCACCCCGTCCCGAACGACCCCCTCGATGACACCCTCGTCGAGGGCCTCGCCCGGGACGCCCCACAGCCGCACGGCTCGCGCGCGACGCCCCCGGCCGCCGACAGCGCGCCGTCCCCCTACGAGCCGTGGCTGGACGGCCTGTTCACCTACTGCCTGTCCGTCCTGCGCGAGCACGAGAGCGCCGTCGCCGCGCTCGGCGGGGTGCTCGCCCTCGCCGAGCGCCGCGCCGACCGCGCGCCCGCCGCCGAGGAGGCGCACCGCGTCTGGCTGTACGCCCTGGCCCGCTGGGAGTGCCTGCGCAGGCTCGCCGAGCCCGGCCCCCGCCCGGCCCCCGGCGCGGCCGGGGACGCCCGGGCCCGCGCGGAGCTGGCCCTGCTGGCCTGGCCCGAGGCCGCCGGCACCACCGCCGAGCAGCGCGAGGCGCTCGAACTGGCCGTCCGGCACGGGCTCGCACCGCACGAGGTCGCCGCCGTGCTCCGGCTCGACCACAACGCCGCCCGCACCCTGCTGTCCACCGCCGCCTGCGAGGTCGAGCGCACCCGCACCGCCCTGGCCGTGGTGGAGTCCGGCCGGTGTCCGGTCGTCGCGCGGTTCACGGGGGAGACGGAGGTGCTGCTGGGCGCGGCCCTCAGACGGGAGCTCGTGCGGCACGTGGACGAGTGCGCCGACTGCCGCCGCACCGCCGAGCGGGCCAACGCCGGCGAGCCCTGGCCCGGCACCGCCGCTTCCTCGGCCCCGCTGCCCGTCCTTGAGGCGCCCCGGCCCGGCGTGCGCGCCGCGCTGCACCGGGCGCTGGGCGCGCGCCCCCAGCGCCGCCGCCAGGCCGCCCGCGCCATGCCCCGCTTCGACCGCGGCGGCTTCCCCCTCGCGCCCAAGGACCGCGCCGCCCGCCGCGGCCGCCTGCGCAGCAGGGCCGTCACGACCACCGTCGTCGCCACCGTCATCGCCGCGCCCGTCCTGGCCCTGTGGGCCGCCTACCGCGGCGGCCCGTCCGGTGACGAGCAGGGCGCGGCCCCGGTGTCCGCCACGGAGACCGACAGCCTGGGCGGCAGCCCCCACGAGGGCGCGTACGACGGCTCCTACGGCGGTCCGTACGACGGCACCTACGGCGGCGGCCCGTTCGATGACGGGCACGGGGGAGCGGGCCGTGCCCGGGGTGCCGGCGCGTCGGCCTCGGTGGGCCACCGTTTCCCCGACGTGTCCGTCGCCGTGGTCGGCCCGGACGGCAAGCCGGTGTCCGGGCCGCCCGCGCCCGCCGCGACGCCGCCGGCCGCGGCCGTGGGCGCCCCCCTCGCCCCGGCCGCCCGGGGCCCCGTCCTCGGCCCGGGACGGCTGACGGTCGAGGCCCAGCCGAGCGGCACCGTCACCCTCGTCACCCTCACCGCCAGCGGTGGCGAACCGGTGAGCTGGTCGATGTCCGCGGACGCGCCCTGGCTGCGCCTCAGCCAGCCCGGCGGCGTCCTGCGCCCCGGTCAGTCGGTGACGATCACGGTCGAGGTGGACCACGCCCGGGAGCCGGCGGGGCCGTGGCGGGCCCGGGTGGCCGTCGCGCCGGGCGGCGCGGCGGTGACGATCGAGGGGTGTGGCGCGCCCCCCGAACCGACGCCGACCGTGCCCGCGCACCCGTCCGCGCCGCCGCCCGCCACCTCCCCGGCGCCGGTCCCGGCCCCTGAGCAGACGCACCGGCCGTGA